One region of Quercus lobata isolate SW786 chromosome 2, ValleyOak3.0 Primary Assembly, whole genome shotgun sequence genomic DNA includes:
- the LOC115975800 gene encoding uncharacterized protein LOC115975800 → MNHCNLKQNAFSVVGSEEMRGSVSISDLKGPVVCPKPRRVGVLANNSLRPLRWHMSHPPEVCDSKAGAELLDIILMKEGYGMEQSATQFASSPPYFCGSPPSRSANPLIQDARFGDEKVAPSVIPSPSGVSSPSSSSRKGGCVRMKFGLKPAAVRVEGFDCLNRDRQNSSIPAFA, encoded by the exons ATGAATCACTGTAACCTTAAGCAGAACGCCTTTTCGGTTGTCGGCAGCGAAGAGATGAGAGGCTCTGTCTCGATCTCTGATCTGAAGGGCCCTGTGGTTTGCCCCAAGCCTCGCCGAGTCGGGGTTTTGGCTAACAATTCTCTGAGGCCCTTGAGATGGCACATGAG TCATCCACCCGAGGTCTGTGATTCCAAGGCTGGGGCAGAGCTTCTTGATATCATTCTTATGAAG GAGGGTTATGGGATGGAACAATCAGCAACACAGTTTGCTTCATCACCACCATATTTTTGCGGGTCTCCTCCAAGCAGGTCTGCCAACCCGTTAATCCAAGATGCTCGATTTGGAGATGAGAAGGTTGCTCCCAGTGTTATTCCATCTCCTTCGGGTGTttcatctccatcatcatcttcaCGCAAAGGAGGGTGTGTTAGAATGAAGTTTGGCCTTAAACCGGCCGCAGTTAGAGTAGAAGGTTTTGATTGCCTCAACAGGGATCGCCAAAATTCAAGCATCCCTGCTTTCGCTTAG